Proteins encoded by one window of Candidatus Paceibacterota bacterium:
- a CDS encoding IS30 family transposase — protein sequence MKKFKHLSYEERVAISFLQAEGWSTRDIGEKLGRHHSCIAYELKKKVKGLYVAKKAHYKSYWRRYLSKKQCMKVALDRELSKFIPEKLKEGWSPERISGYLKLQGKTVSTKAVYKFVYSRCLERFLFWRKHHKKSGWKKKRYGKASDGRKYIEERPATLCSGHWEGDFIVSSHNTCSLLVLVDRYSRNTIIKKIPNRKHAVVMRAFQDSLRHMPIKTLTLDNDISFNCWKKLEQILKCSVYFCHPYHSWEKGLVENTNRWIRCFVPKRKDLREVTDLELHSTEEFLNEIPRQCLGFKTAKEVLLINQSV from the coding sequence ATGAAAAAATTTAAACATTTAAGCTATGAGGAAAGAGTAGCAATCTCTTTTCTTCAAGCGGAAGGTTGGAGCACAAGAGATATTGGTGAAAAACTTGGTCGTCATCATTCCTGCATTGCGTACGAATTGAAAAAGAAAGTTAAAGGCTTGTATGTAGCCAAAAAAGCTCACTACAAGTCATATTGGAGAAGATATTTGAGCAAGAAACAGTGTATGAAAGTGGCTCTGGACAGAGAGCTGTCCAAATTCATTCCGGAAAAGCTCAAGGAAGGTTGGTCACCCGAAAGAATATCGGGGTACCTCAAGCTTCAAGGGAAAACCGTATCAACCAAAGCTGTATACAAGTTTGTGTACAGTCGTTGTTTAGAAAGATTTCTGTTCTGGAGAAAACATCACAAGAAAAGTGGTTGGAAGAAAAAGAGATATGGCAAAGCCAGTGATGGCAGAAAATATATTGAAGAAAGACCAGCGACACTCTGTTCTGGTCACTGGGAGGGAGACTTCATTGTCTCTTCTCACAATACTTGTTCTCTTTTGGTCTTGGTTGATCGATATTCCAGAAATACCATCATCAAGAAAATACCAAACAGAAAACACGCAGTTGTAATGCGTGCTTTCCAAGATTCCTTGCGTCATATGCCGATCAAGACACTGACATTAGACAATGATATATCATTTAACTGTTGGAAGAAACTGGAACAAATACTTAAGTGTTCTGTGTATTTTTGCCACCCGTATCACTCTTGGGAAAAGGGATTGGTTGAAAACACCAACAGGTGGATTAGATGTTTTGTGCCCAAAAGGAAAGATTTGAGAGAAGTCACAGACTTGGAGCTTCATTCAACCGAAGAGTTTTTAAACGAAATTCCACGCCAATGTCTTGGATTCAAAACAGCAAAAGAGGTATTATTAATTAATCAAAGTGTCTAG
- the tsaD gene encoding tRNA (adenosine(37)-N6)-threonylcarbamoyltransferase complex transferase subunit TsaD: MIILGIETSCDETAISVVEAEGNEKNPSFKVLGSAIHSQADMHSLYGGVYPNLAKREHTKNLPAVLETALEKAKMPARLASESVAGGEISKIDAIAVTVGPGLEPALWTGITFAKELAEKWKKPLIPTNHMEGHLASVLMNSKNFIKLMPSDTVSKAHPFETVHIKFPALGLLISGGHTELVLLKSWTEKEIIGETKDDAVGEAFDKVARMLGLPYPGGPEISKLASEAREQNFHLETKFPRPMIKSGDLNFSFSGLKTAVLYYLRKPHPAPRKASDHLPLDQGKEYQKIAREFEDAVVEVLIEKTKTAIALHNPHTLIIGGGVISNNLIREKFEALVKEYPNMELKIPEKSLTTDNATMIAMAGYLSFITKSAQPELRAQGNLKYL, encoded by the coding sequence ATGATAATCCTTGGAATCGAAACAAGTTGTGATGAGACGGCTATAAGTGTGGTGGAAGCTGAAGGAAATGAAAAAAATCCTAGTTTTAAAGTGCTTGGGTCAGCTATTCACAGTCAAGCAGATATGCATTCTTTGTATGGTGGCGTGTATCCAAACTTGGCAAAGAGAGAACACACGAAAAACCTGCCAGCCGTACTTGAAACAGCATTGGAAAAAGCAAAGATGCCCGCCCGCCTCGCAAGCGAGAGCGTTGCGGGCGGGGAAATAAGCAAAATTGATGCGATAGCAGTAACGGTAGGTCCTGGGTTGGAACCAGCGCTTTGGACGGGAATTACTTTTGCAAAAGAATTGGCAGAGAAATGGAAAAAACCTCTTATCCCAACTAACCACATGGAAGGTCACTTGGCATCAGTCTTAATGAATTCAAAGAATTTTATTAAGCTGATGCCAAGTGATACAGTTTCAAAAGCACACCCTTTTGAAACTGTGCACATAAAATTTCCCGCCCTCGGCCTACTCATATCTGGAGGCCACACAGAACTAGTCTTACTTAAGAGTTGGACTGAGAAAGAAATAATTGGGGAAACCAAAGATGATGCTGTGGGCGAGGCTTTCGATAAGGTGGCAAGAATGCTCGGCCTCCCCTATCCTGGTGGACCAGAAATATCTAAACTTGCCTCAGAAGCCAGGGAACAGAACTTCCACTTGGAAACTAAGTTTCCAAGACCGATGATAAAATCGGGAGATTTAAATTTTTCTTTTTCAGGATTGAAGACTGCTGTTTTATATTATTTGAGAAAACCCCATCCGGCACCTCGCAAAGCCTCTGACCACCTTCCCCTTGATCAGGGGAAGGAATACCAAAAGATCGCACGGGAATTTGAGGATGCAGTAGTCGAAGTTCTAATAGAAAAAACAAAGACGGCTATTGCTCTTCATAATCCACATACTCTTATAATTGGCGGCGGGGTAATATCGAATAATTTAATACGAGAAAAATTTGAAGCATTAGTAAAAGAATATCCGAATATGGAACTAAAAATTCCTGAAAAATCACTGACGACCGACAATGCTACTATGATCGCCATGGCCGGCTACCTCTCCTTCATAACCAAAAGCGCGCAACCAGAATTGCGCGCTCAAGGAAACTTAAAATATTTGTAA